From one Variovorax sp. PBL-H6 genomic stretch:
- a CDS encoding alpha/beta hydrolase encodes MKTHLKLASNDARSDTLLVFLPGAFLKPEEFEREGFISAVRERDLAADALLVDADVSYYYDQTFIERLHHDILQPQRALGYKSLWLIGISIGGFGALIHELAKPGAVDGIVTLAPYLGRRPLGAEIHKAGGLRAWKAPEGPPPDEEVDRKLWPWLQQYAAAQPAKELPPLYLGFGLADRFAANHRLLADALPAGRVFTTEGGHDWPQWSQLWRKMLDVLPLPSHSARRPAPSRTAAPAHPARPVAIAA; translated from the coding sequence ATGAAAACGCACCTGAAACTTGCCAGCAACGATGCGCGCTCCGACACCCTGCTGGTGTTCCTGCCCGGGGCTTTCCTGAAGCCCGAGGAATTCGAACGCGAAGGCTTCATCAGTGCGGTCCGGGAACGCGACCTGGCGGCCGACGCCCTGCTGGTCGATGCCGATGTCTCCTACTACTACGACCAGACCTTCATCGAGCGCCTGCACCATGACATCCTCCAGCCGCAGCGTGCCTTGGGGTACAAGTCGCTCTGGCTGATCGGCATCTCGATCGGCGGCTTCGGCGCCCTGATCCACGAATTGGCCAAGCCCGGTGCCGTCGACGGCATCGTGACACTCGCGCCCTACCTGGGCCGGCGGCCGCTCGGCGCCGAGATCCACAAGGCAGGCGGCCTGCGTGCCTGGAAGGCGCCCGAGGGGCCGCCGCCAGACGAGGAAGTCGATCGCAAGCTCTGGCCCTGGTTGCAGCAATACGCCGCTGCGCAGCCGGCCAAGGAATTGCCACCGCTGTACCTCGGCTTCGGGCTGGCCGACCGCTTCGCCGCCAACCACCGCCTCCTGGCCGACGCCCTGCCGGCGGGCCGCGTGTTCACCACGGAGGGCGGCCACGACTGGCCGCAATGGTCGCAGCTCTGGCGCAAGATGCTCGACGTGCTGCCGCTGCCGTCGCACAGCGCCCGGCGGCCTGCGCCTAGCCGAACTGCGGCTCCGGCTCACCCAGCGAGGCCAGTGGCCATCGCGGCCTGA
- a CDS encoding Hsp20/alpha crystallin family protein, with the protein MFFAPVLRTPRFVPHAYDRFVSDTFVATRRSLNVEQDDKSWTVTLDVPGFAREDLTIGIEGAVVRIESKAEANRKFKAAYELPQDIDAAASEAKLENGVLTLKLGKQVPVSNVTQLAIH; encoded by the coding sequence ATGTTTTTCGCCCCCGTTCTTCGCACCCCCCGCTTCGTGCCGCATGCGTACGACCGCTTCGTCTCCGACACCTTCGTCGCCACACGCCGCTCGCTCAATGTCGAGCAGGACGACAAGAGCTGGACCGTGACCCTCGACGTCCCCGGCTTCGCCCGCGAGGACCTCACGATCGGCATCGAAGGCGCGGTCGTCCGCATCGAGAGCAAGGCAGAGGCCAACCGCAAGTTCAAGGCCGCCTACGAGCTGCCGCAGGACATCGACGCCGCCGCCAGCGAGGCCAAGCTCGAGAACGGCGTCCTGACTCTGAAGCTCGGCAAGCAGGTCCCCGTCAGCAATGTGACCCAGCTCGCGATCCACTAA
- a CDS encoding branched-chain amino acid ABC transporter substrate-binding protein, which produces MSSSSFICRRAALKFAAAALCAATASATYAQPAGPIRLALIESLSGPFANTGEAVFRNLLWAVERVNTRGGIKLPGGARFLQLDRYDSKGQNEEALSALRAAIDDGARIVLQGNSSATAAALLDAIEKNNERDASRRVLFLNYSAVDPVLTNERCSFWHFRFDAHADMRVTALMDVMKNDAALKRVYLIGQDYSFGQSVLRESKRQLAQLRPDVQIVGEELHPMGRVKDFAPYASKILASGAQAVVTGNWGNDLTLLVKAAREAGFNGSFYTFYGNALGAPAAIGDAGIGRVVAVADWLPNVQTRESESFYRAFRERFPRPADDYVHMRMQLLVEALAQALERAGSVDTVAVARALEKAEVSLAGQSGRMRAADHQFQQALVVGVMDRQGSPGVKFDVEGSGYGFRVVRTIPAERAEMPTSCKMQRP; this is translated from the coding sequence ATGAGTTCTTCCAGCTTTATTTGCCGCCGCGCGGCCTTGAAATTTGCGGCTGCGGCGCTATGCGCTGCCACGGCGTCGGCGACGTACGCGCAGCCTGCCGGGCCGATCCGGCTGGCGCTGATCGAAAGCTTGAGCGGGCCATTCGCCAATACCGGGGAGGCGGTGTTCCGCAACCTGCTCTGGGCCGTGGAGCGCGTGAACACGCGCGGCGGCATCAAGCTGCCGGGCGGCGCGCGCTTTCTGCAGCTGGACCGCTACGACAGCAAGGGCCAGAACGAGGAGGCACTGTCGGCGTTGCGCGCAGCCATCGACGACGGCGCGCGCATCGTGCTGCAGGGCAACTCGTCCGCGACGGCGGCGGCATTGCTGGATGCGATCGAGAAGAACAACGAGCGCGATGCCTCCCGCCGCGTGCTCTTCCTCAACTACTCGGCGGTCGACCCGGTGCTCACCAACGAGCGCTGCAGCTTCTGGCACTTTCGCTTCGATGCCCACGCCGACATGCGCGTCACCGCGCTGATGGACGTGATGAAGAACGATGCCGCGCTCAAGCGCGTGTACCTGATCGGGCAGGACTACAGCTTCGGCCAGTCGGTTCTGCGGGAATCGAAGCGCCAGCTGGCCCAGCTTCGGCCGGACGTGCAGATCGTGGGCGAGGAACTGCATCCGATGGGCCGCGTGAAGGACTTCGCGCCCTATGCGAGCAAGATCCTCGCGAGTGGGGCGCAGGCCGTGGTCACGGGCAACTGGGGCAACGACCTCACGCTGCTGGTGAAGGCGGCACGCGAGGCGGGCTTCAATGGCAGCTTCTACACCTTCTATGGCAACGCGCTCGGCGCGCCCGCGGCCATCGGCGACGCCGGCATCGGGCGGGTGGTCGCGGTCGCCGACTGGCTGCCCAACGTGCAGACGCGCGAATCCGAGAGCTTCTACCGTGCGTTCCGCGAGCGATTCCCCAGACCGGCTGACGACTACGTGCACATGCGGATGCAACTGCTCGTCGAGGCGCTGGCACAGGCCCTCGAGCGCGCGGGCAGTGTCGATACGGTAGCGGTCGCGCGCGCGCTCGAGAAGGCCGAGGTCAGCCTGGCCGGGCAGAGCGGCCGCATGCGTGCCGCCGACCACCAGTTCCAGCAGGCCCTGGTGGTGGGCGTGATGGACCGGCAGGGCAGTCCCGGGGTGAAGTTCGACGTCGAGGGATCCGGCTACGGCTTCCGCGTGGTGCGCACCATTCCTGCCGAACGCGCCGAAATGCCCACCAGCTGCAAGATGCAGCGCCCCTGA
- a CDS encoding pyridoxal phosphate-dependent aminotransferase, giving the protein MKMREAIHNLEASKIREVANAGMGRADVLAFWFGEGDEVTPEPIRRAAIESLQQGETFYAHNLGLPELREAVARYMSALHPTIDAGRIAITSGGVSALMLAVQALVDAGDEVVAVTPVWPNLTAQPAILGARLRSVPLVPRNGQWTLELDALRAAVTPATKLLVLNAPNNPTGWTLTRDEQQAILDHCRKTGTWILADEVYERLYYEPTSNGCAPSFLDVAAPDDRLVVVHSFSKSFLMTGWRLGWLVLPPAMVEGMGKLIEFNTSCTSVFTQRAGVAALVHSAEITPRVVAHLKTCRDTLVPLLASLPGVQVAPARGGMYAFFRLEGFDDSLMLAKRLVAEAGLGLAPGNAFAPQAQGWLRWCFASQDPQRLVRGVERLRDWLAEQPRA; this is encoded by the coding sequence ATCAAGATGCGGGAAGCCATCCACAACCTCGAAGCCTCCAAGATCCGCGAGGTCGCCAACGCCGGCATGGGGCGTGCCGACGTGCTGGCGTTCTGGTTCGGCGAAGGCGACGAGGTGACGCCTGAACCGATCCGCCGTGCGGCCATCGAGTCGCTGCAACAAGGCGAAACCTTCTATGCCCACAACCTCGGCCTGCCCGAGCTGCGCGAGGCAGTCGCGCGGTACATGAGCGCGCTGCATCCCACAATCGATGCGGGGCGCATTGCCATCACGTCGGGCGGCGTGAGCGCCTTGATGCTGGCGGTGCAGGCCCTGGTCGATGCCGGCGACGAGGTCGTGGCGGTCACGCCTGTGTGGCCCAACCTGACCGCGCAGCCCGCGATACTCGGTGCGCGCCTGCGCAGCGTGCCGCTGGTGCCGAGGAATGGGCAGTGGACGCTGGAGCTCGACGCGCTCCGCGCGGCTGTGACTCCCGCGACCAAGCTGTTGGTTCTCAATGCCCCCAATAACCCGACCGGCTGGACCCTCACGCGTGACGAGCAGCAGGCGATCCTGGACCATTGCAGGAAGACAGGCACCTGGATCCTGGCAGACGAGGTCTATGAGCGCCTCTACTACGAGCCGACGTCGAATGGATGCGCGCCCAGCTTCCTCGACGTGGCTGCGCCGGACGACCGGCTGGTGGTGGTCCACAGCTTCTCCAAGAGCTTCCTGATGACCGGCTGGCGGCTGGGCTGGCTGGTGCTGCCGCCGGCGATGGTGGAGGGCATGGGCAAGCTGATCGAGTTCAACACCTCGTGCACCAGCGTGTTCACCCAGCGCGCGGGCGTCGCGGCGCTCGTGCACAGCGCGGAGATCACGCCGCGCGTGGTCGCGCACCTGAAGACCTGCCGCGATACGCTGGTGCCGCTGCTGGCCAGCCTTCCCGGCGTGCAGGTCGCGCCGGCGCGCGGCGGCATGTACGCCTTCTTCCGTCTCGAGGGCTTCGACGATTCGCTGATGCTGGCCAAGCGGCTGGTGGCCGAGGCGGGGCTCGGCCTCGCGCCCGGCAACGCCTTCGCGCCGCAGGCGCAGGGCTGGCTGCGCTGGTGCTTCGCTTCGCAGGACCCGCAGCGCCTGGTGCGCGGCGTGGAGCGACTGCGGGACTGGCTTGCGGAGCAACCCCGCGCTTGA
- the rpsO gene encoding 30S ribosomal protein S15, which translates to MIAASIKAEVVKDNARAANDTGSPEVQVALLTARINELTPHFKTHAKDHHGRRGLLRMVSRRRKLLDYLKSKDADRYTALIAKLGLRK; encoded by the coding sequence ATGATCGCAGCCTCCATCAAGGCCGAAGTTGTCAAGGACAACGCCCGCGCCGCCAACGACACCGGCAGCCCCGAAGTGCAAGTCGCACTGCTGACCGCCCGCATCAACGAACTCACCCCGCACTTCAAGACGCACGCCAAGGACCACCACGGTCGCCGCGGCCTGCTTCGCATGGTGAGCCGCCGCCGCAAGCTGCTGGACTATCTGAAGTCCAAGGACGCCGACCGTTACACCGCGCTGATCGCCAAGCTGGGTCTGCGCAAGTAA
- the pnp gene encoding polyribonucleotide nucleotidyltransferase: protein MSLFNKVTKTFQWGDKTVVMETGEIARQAGGAVVVDIDGTVILATVVASKSAKPGQDFFPLTVDYIEKTYAAGKIPGSFFKREAKPSELETLTSRLIDRPIRPLFPEGFLNEVHVVIHTLSLNPEVDADIAAMLGVSAALSISGIPFNGPIGAARVGYVNGQYVLNPGQTARKESQMDLVVAGTEAAVLMVESEALQLSEEIMLGGVVFGHEQAGVAINAIHELVREAGKPVWDWQPPAEDEAFVARINGLAEEKLRAAYQIRSKQARTQALREANASVMASLKESGEAFDAGKVSDLLFAIESKIVRSQILAGEPRIDGRDTRTVRPIEIRNGVLPRTHGSALFTRGETQALVVTTLGTERDAQRIDALAGEYEDRFLFHYNMPPFATGEVGRMGSTKRREVGHGRLAKRALVACLPTKEEFPYTIRVVSEITESNGSSSMASVCGGCLSMMDAGVPMKAHVAGIAMGLIKEDNRFAVLTDILGDEDHLGDMDFKVAGTTNGITALQMDIKIQGITKEIMQVALAQAKEARMHILGKMQEAMGEAKAEVSSFAPRLFTMKINPEKIRDVIGKGGSVIRALTEETGTQINIDEDGTITIASTDPAKAEEAKKRIEQITAEVEIGKIYEGPVTKILDFGALINLLPGKDGLLHISQIAHERVEKVTDYLSEGQIVKVKVLETDDKGRVKLSMKALAERPAGMEFSERPPREERGERRERGDRPPRGERAPRVDSGEPAGEQAVAVEQDSRPQEPTGGDRQV, encoded by the coding sequence ATGAGCCTCTTCAACAAAGTCACCAAGACCTTCCAGTGGGGCGACAAGACCGTCGTCATGGAAACCGGCGAAATCGCCCGCCAGGCCGGCGGCGCCGTGGTCGTCGACATCGACGGCACGGTCATCCTGGCGACCGTAGTCGCCTCCAAGTCGGCCAAGCCCGGACAGGACTTCTTCCCGCTGACCGTCGACTACATCGAGAAGACCTACGCCGCCGGCAAGATCCCCGGCAGTTTCTTCAAGCGGGAAGCCAAGCCCAGCGAACTGGAAACCCTGACCTCGCGCCTCATCGACCGCCCGATTCGTCCGCTGTTCCCCGAGGGATTCCTGAACGAGGTGCATGTGGTGATCCACACCCTGTCGCTCAACCCGGAGGTCGATGCCGACATCGCTGCGATGCTCGGCGTGAGCGCCGCGCTCTCCATCTCCGGCATTCCCTTCAACGGTCCGATCGGTGCTGCGCGCGTGGGTTACGTCAACGGCCAGTACGTGCTGAACCCGGGGCAGACCGCCCGCAAGGAATCGCAGATGGACCTGGTCGTCGCCGGCACCGAAGCAGCCGTGCTGATGGTCGAGTCCGAAGCGCTGCAGCTGAGCGAGGAAATCATGCTTGGGGGCGTCGTGTTCGGCCACGAGCAGGCTGGCGTTGCAATCAACGCGATCCACGAACTCGTGCGTGAAGCCGGCAAGCCCGTCTGGGACTGGCAGCCGCCCGCCGAGGACGAAGCCTTCGTCGCCAGGATCAATGGCCTGGCCGAGGAAAAGCTGCGCGCTGCCTACCAGATCCGCAGCAAGCAAGCCCGCACGCAGGCCCTGCGCGAAGCCAACGCGAGCGTGATGGCGTCGCTGAAGGAAAGCGGCGAGGCTTTCGACGCGGGCAAGGTCAGCGACCTGCTGTTCGCCATCGAATCGAAGATCGTGCGCAGCCAGATCCTGGCAGGCGAGCCGCGCATCGACGGCCGCGACACCCGCACCGTGCGTCCCATCGAGATCCGCAACGGCGTGCTGCCGCGCACCCACGGATCGGCGCTGTTCACGCGCGGCGAAACGCAGGCGCTCGTGGTGACGACTCTGGGTACGGAACGCGACGCGCAGCGCATCGACGCGCTCGCCGGCGAATACGAAGACCGCTTCCTGTTCCACTACAACATGCCTCCCTTTGCCACTGGCGAAGTGGGCCGCATGGGCTCGACGAAGCGCCGCGAAGTCGGCCACGGCCGGCTCGCCAAGCGCGCGCTCGTGGCCTGCCTGCCGACCAAGGAAGAATTCCCCTACACCATTCGCGTGGTGTCCGAGATCACCGAGTCGAACGGCTCCTCTTCGATGGCTTCGGTCTGCGGCGGGTGTCTCTCGATGATGGACGCCGGCGTGCCGATGAAGGCGCATGTGGCCGGCATCGCGATGGGCCTGATCAAGGAAGACAACCGCTTCGCGGTGCTGACCGATATCCTGGGCGACGAGGATCACCTGGGCGACATGGACTTCAAGGTGGCCGGCACGACCAACGGCATCACCGCGTTGCAGATGGACATCAAGATCCAGGGCATTACCAAGGAAATCATGCAGGTCGCCCTGGCCCAGGCCAAGGAAGCGCGCATGCACATCCTCGGCAAGATGCAGGAAGCCATGGGCGAAGCCAAGGCCGAGGTGTCCAGCTTCGCGCCGCGCCTGTTCACGATGAAGATCAACCCCGAGAAGATCCGCGACGTGATCGGCAAGGGCGGCTCGGTGATCCGCGCGCTGACCGAGGAGACCGGCACCCAGATCAACATCGACGAGGACGGCACGATCACCATTGCCTCCACTGATCCGGCCAAGGCCGAGGAGGCCAAGAAGCGCATCGAGCAGATCACGGCGGAGGTCGAGATCGGCAAGATCTACGAAGGTCCGGTCACCAAGATCCTGGACTTCGGCGCGCTGATCAACCTGCTCCCGGGCAAGGACGGCCTGCTGCACATCAGCCAGATCGCCCACGAGCGCGTCGAGAAGGTGACCGACTACCTCAGCGAAGGCCAGATCGTGAAGGTCAAGGTGCTGGAGACGGACGACAAGGGGCGCGTCAAGCTGTCGATGAAGGCGCTGGCCGAGCGCCCTGCCGGCATGGAGTTCAGCGAGCGTCCGCCACGCGAGGAGCGCGGCGAGCGGCGCGAGCGTGGCGATCGTCCGCCTCGGGGTGAGCGCGCACCGCGTGTCGACAGCGGCGAGCCCGCAGGCGAGCAGGCGGTGGCGGTCGAGCAGGACTCGCGTCCGCAAGAGCCGACTGGCGGAGACCGCCAGGTATGA
- a CDS encoding NAD(P)H-quinone oxidoreductase translates to MKAIEITSFGAPEVLRMAERPAPAAGAGELLIRVAASGVNRPDVLQRTGNYPVPPGASDLPGLELAGEIVSGDAAAMKEAGFAIGDRVCALVAGGGYAELCVAPVAQCLPVPKGWSDAEAASLPETFFTVWSNVFDRGRLQKGETLLIQGGTSGIGVTAIQLGKAFGATVIATAGSDEKCEACRKLGADHAINYKTADFAEEAKRLTGGKGVDVILDMVAGAYVPREIECLAEDGRLVIIAVQGGTKSEFNAGLVLRRRLTVTGSTLRPRPVAFKAAIARSLREKVWPLLESGAVKPVIHSVFAAQGDPSGAAQAHVLMESNQHIGKIVLTW, encoded by the coding sequence ATGAAAGCCATTGAAATCACTTCCTTCGGCGCACCCGAGGTGCTGCGCATGGCCGAGCGGCCTGCGCCGGCTGCCGGTGCGGGCGAGTTGCTGATCCGGGTGGCCGCCAGTGGTGTGAATCGCCCCGACGTGCTCCAGCGCACTGGTAACTATCCGGTGCCGCCGGGCGCCTCGGACCTGCCAGGCCTCGAGTTGGCCGGCGAGATCGTCTCGGGCGATGCCGCGGCCATGAAGGAGGCCGGCTTCGCGATCGGCGATCGCGTGTGTGCGCTGGTCGCCGGCGGGGGCTACGCCGAGCTCTGCGTAGCGCCTGTCGCCCAATGCCTGCCGGTGCCCAAGGGCTGGAGCGATGCCGAGGCGGCCTCGCTGCCGGAGACCTTCTTCACGGTGTGGAGCAACGTGTTCGACCGCGGACGGCTGCAAAAGGGCGAGACCTTGCTGATCCAGGGTGGCACGAGCGGCATCGGCGTGACCGCGATCCAGCTCGGCAAGGCCTTTGGCGCCACCGTGATCGCAACTGCGGGCAGCGACGAGAAATGTGAAGCCTGCCGTAAGCTCGGCGCAGACCATGCGATCAACTACAAGACGGCAGACTTCGCCGAAGAGGCCAAGCGCTTGACTGGCGGCAAGGGTGTCGACGTCATTCTCGACATGGTGGCCGGTGCCTACGTGCCGCGCGAGATCGAATGCCTGGCCGAGGACGGCCGGCTGGTGATCATCGCGGTGCAGGGCGGCACCAAGAGCGAGTTCAACGCGGGCCTCGTGCTGCGTCGGCGGCTGACCGTCACCGGTTCGACGCTGCGGCCGCGGCCGGTTGCGTTCAAGGCCGCGATCGCCAGATCCTTGCGCGAGAAGGTTTGGCCGTTGCTCGAGAGCGGCGCCGTCAAGCCCGTGATTCACAGCGTGTTCGCAGCGCAAGGCGACCCGAGCGGTGCCGCCCAAGCTCATGTACTGATGGAATCCAACCAGCACATCGGCAAGATCGTGCTGACCTGGTGA
- the tpiA gene encoding triose-phosphate isomerase: MTPKKKLIAGNWKMNGSLAANEVLVKALLQGVGTPGCEVAVCVPAPYLAQLSALLAGSPIALGAQDLSAQQQGAFTGEQSATMLKDFGARYAIVGHSERRQYHGETDEGVAAKAAAALANGITPIVCVGETLAEREAGHTEEVVKRQLAAVIHVNGHCISEIVVAYEPVWAIGTGKTATPEQAQSVHALLRAQLHHAANEHAAGIRILYGGSMNAANAAELLAQPDIDGGLIGGASLKAPDFLQIIAAAR, translated from the coding sequence ATGACGCCGAAGAAGAAACTCATCGCCGGCAACTGGAAGATGAACGGCAGCCTGGCTGCCAACGAAGTGTTGGTGAAGGCACTGCTGCAGGGCGTGGGCACGCCGGGCTGCGAGGTCGCGGTGTGCGTGCCGGCACCTTACCTCGCGCAGCTCTCGGCGCTGCTGGCCGGCTCGCCGATCGCCCTGGGGGCGCAGGACCTGTCGGCCCAACAGCAAGGCGCATTCACCGGCGAGCAATCCGCCACGATGCTGAAGGACTTCGGCGCGCGTTACGCGATCGTGGGCCACTCGGAACGCCGCCAATACCACGGCGAGACGGATGAAGGGGTGGCCGCCAAGGCCGCCGCCGCGCTCGCCAACGGCATCACGCCGATCGTGTGCGTCGGCGAGACGCTCGCGGAGCGCGAGGCAGGGCACACCGAAGAAGTTGTCAAACGCCAGCTTGCGGCGGTTATCCATGTCAATGGCCATTGCATCAGCGAGATCGTGGTGGCCTACGAGCCGGTGTGGGCCATCGGCACCGGCAAGACCGCAACGCCCGAGCAGGCGCAGTCGGTGCATGCGCTGCTGCGTGCGCAACTGCACCATGCGGCAAATGAACATGCCGCGGGTATCCGCATCCTGTACGGCGGCAGCATGAATGCCGCCAATGCGGCCGAGTTGCTCGCCCAGCCCGACATCGACGGCGGACTGATCGGCGGCGCGTCGCTCAAGGCCCCGGATTTTTTGCAGATCATTGCTGCGGCGCGCTGA
- the secG gene encoding preprotein translocase subunit SecG — MNVVLNILVGVQMLAALAMIGLILIQHGKGADMGAAFGSGSAGSLFGASGSANFLSRTTGVLAAVFFACTLLLAYFSHARPTGGGSLLERAAIGTPAPAPAPAASAPASQIPSGTAPAAPPAGAPAPAAPASGAAQIPTK; from the coding sequence ATGAACGTGGTCCTCAACATCCTCGTGGGCGTGCAGATGCTCGCAGCGCTCGCGATGATCGGGCTGATCCTGATCCAGCACGGCAAGGGCGCCGACATGGGTGCTGCCTTCGGCAGCGGCAGCGCAGGGAGCCTGTTCGGTGCAAGCGGAAGCGCGAACTTCCTTTCGCGCACCACCGGTGTGCTGGCTGCGGTCTTCTTCGCGTGCACCCTGCTGCTGGCCTACTTCAGCCACGCGCGCCCCACCGGCGGGGGCAGCTTGCTCGAGCGGGCCGCGATCGGCACGCCTGCACCGGCACCTGCGCCGGCGGCTTCGGCTCCGGCCTCGCAGATTCCGTCGGGCACTGCGCCTGCGGCGCCGCCCGCCGGTGCACCGGCGCCGGCAGCACCGGCTTCGGGCGCTGCACAGATCCCGACCAAGTGA
- a CDS encoding NADH-quinone oxidoreductase subunit A, producing MNLDSYLPVLLFILVGVGVGVAPQVLGYILGPNRPDAQKNSPYECGFEAFEDARMKFDVRYYLVAILFILFDLEIAFLFPWAIALKQIGPVGFWAMMIFLAILVVGFVYEWKKGALDWE from the coding sequence ATGAATCTCGATTCCTACCTCCCCGTCCTGTTGTTCATTCTGGTCGGAGTCGGTGTAGGCGTAGCGCCTCAGGTTCTCGGTTACATCCTCGGCCCCAACCGGCCGGACGCCCAAAAGAATTCGCCCTACGAATGCGGCTTCGAGGCCTTCGAAGACGCGCGCATGAAGTTCGATGTGCGCTACTACCTCGTGGCGATTCTCTTCATCCTTTTCGATCTCGAAATCGCCTTCCTCTTCCCGTGGGCGATCGCGCTCAAGCAGATCGGTCCGGTCGGCTTCTGGGCCATGATGATTTTTCTCGCCATCCTCGTCGTGGGCTTCGTCTACGAATGGAAAAAGGGTGCGCTCGATTGGGAATGA
- a CDS encoding NuoB/complex I 20 kDa subunit family protein: MAIEGVMKEGFVTTTYDSVVNWAKTGSLWPMTFGLACCAVEMMHAGAARYDIDRFGMLFRPSPRQSDLMIVAGTLCNKMAPALRKVYDQMPEPRWVLSMGSCANGGGYYHYSYSVVRGCDRIVPVDVYVPGCPPTAEALLYGIIQLQQKIRRTNTIARA, encoded by the coding sequence ATGGCCATTGAAGGCGTCATGAAAGAAGGCTTCGTTACCACGACCTATGACTCGGTCGTGAACTGGGCCAAGACGGGATCACTCTGGCCGATGACCTTCGGCCTCGCCTGCTGCGCGGTGGAAATGATGCATGCCGGCGCCGCCCGCTACGACATCGACCGCTTCGGCATGCTGTTTCGTCCGAGCCCGCGTCAGTCCGATCTGATGATCGTGGCCGGCACGCTTTGCAACAAGATGGCGCCTGCCCTGCGGAAGGTCTACGACCAGATGCCCGAGCCGCGTTGGGTGCTATCGATGGGCTCGTGCGCCAACGGCGGCGGCTACTACCACTACAGCTACTCGGTCGTGCGTGGGTGCGACCGCATCGTGCCGGTCGATGTCTATGTGCCGGGCTGTCCGCCCACTGCAGAGGCGCTGCTCTACGGAATCATCCAGCTCCAGCAGAAGATTCGCCGCACCAACACGATCGCGCGTGCCTGA
- a CDS encoding NADH-quinone oxidoreductase subunit C has protein sequence MTDFAISPEALHAQITETLGNKARSVTVALGEVTVVVPAAGYLEVAQLLRDAPGCKFEQLIDLCGLDYSDYREGEWEGERFCVVSHLLSVSLNQRVRLKVFVPNEDLPVVDSLTGIWSAATWFEREAFDLYGIVFEGHDDLRRLLTDYGFIGHPFRKDFPVSGHVEMRYDAEQKRVIYQPVSIEPREITPRVIREDNYGGLH, from the coding sequence ATGACCGACTTTGCGATTTCTCCCGAGGCGCTGCACGCCCAGATCACCGAGACGCTCGGCAACAAGGCCAGGAGCGTGACCGTCGCGCTCGGCGAAGTGACGGTGGTGGTGCCTGCCGCCGGCTACCTGGAGGTCGCGCAGTTGCTGCGCGATGCGCCCGGCTGCAAGTTCGAGCAGCTGATCGACCTTTGCGGCCTGGACTATTCCGACTACCGGGAAGGCGAGTGGGAAGGTGAGCGTTTCTGCGTGGTTTCGCATCTGCTTTCCGTGAGCCTCAACCAGCGCGTGCGCCTCAAGGTCTTCGTGCCCAACGAGGACCTGCCGGTGGTCGATTCGCTGACCGGTATCTGGAGTGCCGCGACGTGGTTCGAGCGCGAAGCCTTCGACCTCTACGGAATCGTGTTCGAGGGTCACGATGACCTGCGCCGCCTCCTGACCGATTACGGCTTCATCGGCCATCCTTTCCGCAAGGACTTCCCTGTCTCGGGCCACGTCGAGATGCGCTACGACGCGGAGCAGAAGCGCGTGATCTACCAGCCGGTCTCGATCGAGCCGCGCGAGATCACTCCGCGCGTGATTCGCGAAGACAACTACGGCGGATTGCACTGA